In the Kwoniella shandongensis chromosome 1, complete sequence genome, one interval contains:
- a CDS encoding mitochondrial intermediate peptidase 1, whose translation MSLRARLLRTAVPRASQYRSPIASSSILSLASKAHFSSTSRSLRRDSQAATATATRTPDSHASFQSTYTPPPPLSSSTDDRDLKAHFDLPFPISLKSSQTSSGGGGLFLLPPLATPKSLRPLTDRTLVLASAIVDRICQAPLDPTGKELRQVVKNLDRLSDVLCGVIDLCELVRNVHPSDAWVEESERAYEILCSFMNELNTSRGLYESLVKAVSQPFPGNPLSPAELKVAQTFLADFERSGIQLPPDVRARFVTLSDSLLSLGRTFLSFASSGPAPRPPIEIPEPERLLAGLGSQFIDSLPRKRRGGTALVVPGSWEAQMIGRYAREGEARRLVYVGGMRKDEERIEVLEAMLKERAELANVLGKETWADVVLTDKMAKTPQNVLGFLNSLAQHHRPSAAADIATLQRLKGTTLTGNYYGPDQASTAHLPRLHAWDRDFYAEKYMATLAPTSSLPPITPYFSTGTAMAGLSKIFSNLYGISFKPVAVSPGEVWHSSVRRLDVVDENEGTIGVIYCDLFSRAGKPPSAAHYTVRCSRRVDDDDSAGDGMPEGWDARFGPGLEVEGERLKGREGRYQLPIVVLTTDFGSVEKGRPALLSWNDLETLFHEMGHAIHSMIGRTEFHNVSGTRCATDFVELPSILMEHFVSSPSVLSSFATHYATGEPLPIPLIQAHLELNQSLSALETHGQISMAILDQKYHSISYNPNSDGDDFDSTKIWHDLQREIGVIEPVEGTAWQTQFGHLYGYGATYYSYLFDRAIAGKVWSTLFAGDGRELSRDGGELLKEKVLKWGGGRDPWEMVGDVVGGKEGEEVAKGDEKAMGLVGGWMIK comes from the exons ATGTCGCTACGAGCTCGCCTTCTACGGACAGCTGTCCCTCGAGCCTCGCAATATCGATCCCccatcgcttcgtcatcgattCTCTCCCTCGCTTCAAAGGCTCACTTTAGCAGCACCTCTCGCTCATTGCGACGAGACTCGCAAGCCGCCACAGCAACAGCGACTCGCACTCCCGACTCACATGCATCATTCCAATCTACAtacacacctccaccacctctatCGAGCTCTACAGATGACCGAGATCTTAAAGCTCACTTCGacctccctttccctatATCACTAAAGTCATCTCAGACTTcttcaggaggaggtggtctaTTCCTCTTACCTCCGCTAGCTACGCCCAAATCCCTTCGACCACTTACGGATCGTActctcgtcctcgcttccGCAATCGTCGATAGGATCTGCCAAGCACCTCTCGATCCGACGGGCAAAGAGCTCAGACAGGTGGTTAAGAACCTGGATAGATTGAGTGATGTCCTTTGTGGCGTTATAGATCTGTGCGAGCTGGTGAGGAACGTTCATCCGAGTGATGcatgggtggaagagagtgagagagcgTATGAGATTCTGTGCAGTTTTATGAACGAGCTTAATACGAGTAGAGGTCTatacgag TCCCTTGTAAAAGCGGtctctcaacccttcccGGGCAATCCTCTTTCCCCTGCTGAACTCAAAGTCGCCCAAACCTTCCTGGCCGACTTCGAACGCTCAGGCATTCAATTACCTCCCGATGTCCGAGCTCGTTTCGTCACACTTTCAGACTCGCTCTTATCCCTTGGTCGgacctttctctctttcgccTCGTCAGGTCCTGCCCCGCGACCACCTATCGAGATTCCAGAGCCAGAACGACTGCTTGCTGGACTAGGTAGTCAATTCATCGattctcttcctcgtaaacgacgaggagggacAGCTCTTGTGGTTCCCGGATCGTGGGAAGCACAAATGATCGGACGATATGCTCGAGAAGGCGAAGCGAGGAGACTAGTCTACGTGGGTGGTatgaggaaggacgaggagcGGATAGAGGTGCTGGAAGCGATGCTGAAAGAGCGGGCGGAACTCGCTAATGTCCTAGGCAAGGAAACGTGGGCAGATGTCGTTCTCACCGATAAGATGGCAAAGACACCACAAAATGTTCTAGGCTTTCTGAACTCGTTAGCTCAACATCATCGACCTTCCGCAGCGGCGGATATTGCCACACTTCAACGATTGAAAGGGACTACTTTGACGGGCAACTATTACGGTCCAGATCAAGCTAGTACGGCTCATCTACCTCGACTTCATGCTTGGGACAGGGATTTCTACGCAGAGAAATATATGGCCACCCTAGCACCGACCTCTTCCCTACCTCCAATCACACCATATTTCTCAACCGGTACCGCCATGGCAGGTCTTTCCAAGATATTCTCGAATCTGTACGGTATATCATTCAAACCGGTCGCAGTGTCACCTGGAGAAGTGTGGCATTCTTCTGTTCGAAGATTGGAtgtggtggacgagaacgAGGGGACGATCGGTGTGATTTACTGCGACTTGTTCTCAAGAGCGGGGAAACCACCTTCGGCAGCTCACTATACCGTCCGATGTTCGAGAAGAgtagatgatgacgattcggcCGGAGATGGGATGccagaaggatgggatgcgAGATTCGGTCCAGGtctcgaggtggagggagagaggttgaagggtagagaagggagatatcAATTGCCAATAGTGGTGTTGACGACGGACTTTGGCAGCGTGGAAAAGGGACGACCGGCGTTGTTGAGCTGGAACGATCTCGAGACGTTGTTCCATGAGATGGGTCATGCGAttcatt CTATGATCGGTCGTACAGAGTTCCACAATGTATCTGGAACACGTTGCGCGACCGATTTCGTCGaactcccttccatcctgaTGGAACATTTcgtctcttccccttccgtCTTATCCTCATTCGCGACGCACTATGCTACCGGTGAACCGTTACCTATCCCTCTGATCCAAGCGCATTTGGAACTCAACCAATCTCTCTCTGCACTGGAGACACATGGACAAATCTCCATGGCTATCCTAGATCAGAAATACCATTCTATCTCATATAATCCGAATTCCGACGGAGACGATTTCGACTCGACGAAAATATGGCATGACCTACAGAGAGAGATAGGTGTTATTGAACCTGTTGAAGGGACAGCTTGGCAAACTCAATTCGGACATTTGTACGGATATGGCGCGACATATTATTCGTATCTCTTCGATCGAGCTATCGCTGGGAAGGTGTGGTCAACCCTTTTCGCAGGTGATGGTAGGGAATTGAGTAGAGATGGGGGAGAGCTCTTGAAAGAAAAGGTGTTGAAATggggtggagggagagatcCGTGGGAGATGGTGGGTGATGTAgtgggtggaaaggagggagaagaggtggcgaagggtgatgagaagGCAATGGGATTAGTAGGTGGTTGGATGATAAAGTGA